The following coding sequences lie in one Euzebyales bacterium genomic window:
- the sucC gene encoding ADP-forming succinate--CoA ligase subunit beta, translating into MEYQGKELFRSLGIPTTPRGELARTPEEARGHAERFGVPVMVKAQVLTGGRGKAGGVKYCADADEAQEQAEQILGLDISGHTVEKVLIEPASDIAEEYYLSLLHDRSSKGYKVIASVEGGVEIEEVNRTRPEKVLKEDIDPTVGIDRERAIGILTQAGFPDDVIAPAADLLVALYEGFVASDATLFEVNPLVKTADGRVIALDSKVSIDGNALFRHEGLAVQSEDTTDDPLEARAKEQDLQYVKLDGDVGVLGNGAGLVMATLDVVNQAGGQPANFLDVGGGADAEKMTQSLSLVLSDEQVRSVLVNIFGGITRCDEVANGILAALDSLGDVPQKLVVRLDGTNAEEGRAILDDADHPGIVTADTMVAGAEKAVQLAAQT; encoded by the coding sequence ATGGAGTACCAGGGCAAGGAGCTGTTCCGCTCGCTCGGCATCCCGACGACGCCCCGGGGCGAGCTGGCGCGCACGCCGGAGGAGGCGCGCGGACACGCTGAGCGCTTCGGCGTCCCGGTCATGGTCAAGGCGCAGGTGCTCACGGGCGGGCGCGGCAAGGCGGGTGGTGTCAAGTACTGCGCGGACGCCGACGAGGCGCAGGAGCAGGCCGAGCAGATCCTGGGCCTCGACATCTCCGGCCACACTGTCGAGAAGGTGCTGATCGAGCCCGCCAGCGACATCGCCGAGGAGTACTACCTCTCGCTGCTCCACGACCGGTCCAGCAAGGGGTACAAGGTCATCGCCAGCGTCGAGGGCGGCGTCGAGATCGAAGAGGTCAACCGCACCCGGCCCGAGAAGGTCCTCAAGGAGGACATCGACCCGACGGTCGGCATCGACCGCGAACGGGCGATCGGCATCCTGACGCAGGCGGGATTTCCCGACGACGTCATCGCACCCGCCGCCGACCTGCTCGTTGCGCTGTACGAGGGGTTCGTGGCGTCGGATGCGACGCTGTTCGAGGTCAACCCACTGGTGAAGACGGCCGACGGCCGCGTCATCGCGCTGGACTCCAAGGTGTCGATCGATGGCAACGCCCTGTTCCGCCACGAGGGCCTCGCAGTGCAGTCGGAAGACACCACGGACGACCCGCTGGAGGCCAGGGCCAAGGAACAGGACCTGCAGTACGTGAAGCTCGATGGGGACGTGGGCGTGCTCGGCAACGGCGCGGGACTGGTGATGGCCACCCTCGACGTGGTCAACCAGGCCGGCGGTCAGCCCGCCAACTTCCTCGACGTGGGGGGTGGTGCCGACGCCGAGAAGATGACCCAGTCGCTGTCGCTGGTGCTGTCGGACGAGCAGGTGCGCAGCGTGCTGGTCAACATCTTCGGGGGGATCACGCGGTGCGACGAGGTCGCGAACGGCATCCTCGCCGCGCTCGACAGCCTCGGCGACGTGCCCCAGAAGCTCGTCGTACGTCTCGACGGCACGAACGCCGAGGAGGGACGCGCCATCCTCGACGACGCCGACCACCCCGGCATCGTGACGGCCGACACCATGGTCGCCGGTGCCGAGAAGGCCGTCCAGCTCGCCGCGCAGACGTGA
- a CDS encoding cobalamin B12-binding domain-containing protein, which yields MAVRVLVAKPGLDGHDRGAKVVARALRDGGFEVVYTGLHQTPEQIVEAALQEDVQIIGLSIHSGAHMTLFPRVVELLEQRDAGDIVVFGGGIIPADDIAELKRRGVAEIFTPGSRTDEIIAWVREHVDDPADVR from the coding sequence GTGGCGGTCCGGGTGCTGGTCGCCAAACCAGGCCTCGACGGTCACGACCGCGGGGCCAAGGTGGTCGCGCGTGCACTGCGCGACGGTGGGTTCGAGGTCGTGTACACCGGCCTGCACCAGACACCGGAGCAGATCGTCGAGGCCGCGCTGCAGGAGGACGTGCAGATCATCGGCCTGTCCATCCACTCCGGTGCCCACATGACACTGTTCCCGCGCGTGGTCGAACTGCTCGAGCAACGCGATGCCGGCGACATCGTGGTGTTCGGCGGTGGCATCATCCCCGCGGACGACATCGCCGAGCTCAAGCGGCGCGGTGTCGCCGAGATCTTCACACCAGGCTCACGCACCGACGAGATCATCGCGTGGGTCCGCGAGCACGTCGACGACCCCGCCGACGTCAGGTGA